The following proteins come from a genomic window of Streptococcus oralis:
- the ptsP gene encoding phosphoenolpyruvate--protein phosphotransferase, which translates to MTEMLKGIAASDGVAVAKAYLLVQPDLSFETVTVEDTNAEEARLDAALQASQDELSVIREKAVGTLGEEAAQVFDAHLMVLADPEMISQIKETIRAKKVNAEAGLKEVTDMFITIFEGMEDNPYMQERAADIRDVTKRVLANLLGKKLPNPASINEEVIVIAHDLTPSDTAQLDKNFVKAFVTNIGGRTSHSAIMARTLEIAAVLGTNNITEIVKDGDILAVNGITGEVIINPTDEQAAEFKAAGEAYAKQKAEWALLKDAQTVTADGKHFELAANIGTPKDVEGVNANGAEAVGLYRTEFLYMDSQDFPTEDEQYEAYKAVLEGMNGKPVVVRTMDIGGDKELPYFDMPHEMNPFLGFRALRISISETGDAMFRTQIRALLRASVHGQLRIMFPMVALLKEFRAAKAVFDEEKANLLAEGVAVADNIQVGIMIEIPAAAMLADQFAKEVDFFSIGTNDLIQYTMAADRMNEQVSYLYQPYNPSILRLINNVIKAAHAEGKWAGMCGEMAGDQKAVPLLVGMGLDEFSMSATSVLRTRSLMKKLDTAKMEEYANRALAECSTMEEVLELQKEYVDFD; encoded by the coding sequence ATGACAGAAATGCTTAAAGGAATCGCAGCGTCAGATGGTGTTGCAGTTGCTAAAGCATATCTACTCGTTCAACCGGATTTGTCATTCGAGACTGTTACAGTCGAAGATACAAACGCAGAAGAAGCTCGCCTTGATGCCGCTTTACAAGCATCACAAGACGAGCTTTCTGTTATCCGTGAGAAAGCAGTAGGTACGCTAGGGGAAGAAGCTGCTCAAGTTTTTGACGCTCACTTAATGGTGCTTGCTGATCCTGAAATGATCAGCCAAATTAAAGAAACTATCCGTGCGAAGAAAGTGAATGCAGAAGCAGGTCTGAAAGAAGTGACAGACATGTTTATCACTATCTTTGAAGGCATGGAAGACAACCCATACATGCAAGAACGTGCAGCGGATATCCGCGACGTGACAAAACGTGTATTGGCAAATCTCCTTGGTAAAAAATTGCCAAACCCAGCTTCTATCAATGAAGAAGTGATCGTGATTGCGCATGACTTGACTCCTTCAGATACAGCTCAATTGGACAAAAACTTTGTAAAAGCTTTTGTAACCAACATTGGTGGACGTACAAGCCACTCAGCTATCATGGCGCGTACACTTGAAATCGCGGCAGTATTAGGTACAAACAACATCACTGAAATTGTTAAAGACGGTGACATTCTTGCCGTTAACGGTATCACAGGTGAGGTTATTATCAACCCGACTGATGAGCAAGCAGCTGAATTCAAGGCTGCTGGTGAAGCTTATGCGAAGCAAAAAGCTGAATGGGCACTTTTGAAAGATGCTCAAACAGTGACTGCTGATGGTAAACACTTTGAATTGGCTGCTAATATCGGTACTCCAAAAGACGTTGAAGGTGTCAATGCCAACGGTGCCGAAGCTGTTGGTCTTTACCGTACAGAGTTCTTGTACATGGATTCTCAAGACTTCCCAACAGAAGACGAGCAGTATGAAGCATACAAAGCTGTACTTGAAGGAATGAATGGTAAACCTGTTGTCGTTCGTACAATGGATATCGGTGGAGATAAGGAACTTCCTTACTTCGATATGCCTCACGAAATGAACCCATTCCTTGGATTCCGTGCCCTTCGTATCTCTATCTCTGAGACTGGAGATGCTATGTTCCGCACACAAATCCGTGCCCTTCTTCGTGCGTCTGTACACGGTCAATTGCGTATCATGTTCCCAATGGTTGCACTCTTGAAAGAATTCCGTGCAGCGAAAGCAGTCTTTGACGAAGAAAAAGCAAACCTTCTTGCTGAAGGTGTTGCAGTTGCGGATAATATCCAAGTTGGTATTATGATCGAGATTCCTGCAGCGGCTATGCTTGCAGACCAATTTGCAAAAGAAGTTGACTTCTTCTCAATTGGTACAAACGACTTGATCCAATACACAATGGCAGCAGACCGTATGAACGAACAAGTTTCATACCTTTACCAACCATACAACCCATCAATCCTTCGTTTGATCAACAACGTTATTAAAGCAGCTCACGCTGAAGGTAAATGGGCTGGTATGTGTGGTGAGATGGCTGGTGACCAAAAGGCTGTTCCACTTCTTGTCGGAATGGGCTTGGATGAGTTCTCTATGTCAGCAACATCTGTCCTTCGTACACGTAGCCTGATGAAAAAACTCGACACAGCTAAGATGGAAGAGTACGCAAACCGTGCCCTTGCAGAATGCTCAACAATGGAAGAAGTTCTTGAACTTCAAAAAGAATACGTTGACTTTGATTAA
- a CDS encoding phosphocarrier protein HPr: MASKDFHVVAETGIHARPATLLVQTASKFASDITLEYKGKSVNLKSIMGVMSLGVGQGADVTISAEGADADDAIAAITETMEKEGLA; the protein is encoded by the coding sequence ATGGCTTCTAAAGATTTCCACGTAGTGGCAGAAACAGGTATCCACGCACGTCCAGCAACATTGTTGGTTCAAACAGCTAGCAAATTTGCTTCAGATATCACTCTTGAGTACAAAGGTAAATCAGTAAACCTTAAATCTATCATGGGTGTTATGAGTCTTGGTGTTGGCCAAGGTGCTGACGTTACAATTTCAGCTGAAGGTGCAGATGCTGACGACGCAATCGCTGCAATCACTGAAACTATGGAAAAAGAAGGATTGGCATAA
- the nrdH gene encoding glutaredoxin-like protein NrdH — MVTVYSKNNCVQCKMTKRFLDSNNVAYREINLDEQPEYVDQVKELGFSAAPVIQTPTEVFSGFQPGKLKQLA; from the coding sequence ATGGTAACGGTTTATTCTAAAAATAATTGTGTACAATGTAAAATGACCAAACGTTTCTTGGATAGCAACAACGTGGCTTATCGTGAGATCAATCTTGACGAGCAACCTGAGTACGTCGATCAAGTTAAAGAGCTCGGTTTCAGCGCAGCTCCTGTTATCCAAACACCAACTGAAGTCTTTTCAGGCTTCCAACCAGGAAAACTGAAACAATTAGCATAA
- the nrdE gene encoding class 1b ribonucleoside-diphosphate reductase subunit alpha, with protein sequence MGLKHLEDVTYFRLNNEINRPVNGQIMLHKDKEALDAFFKENVVPNTMVFDSITDKINYLIEHNYIETAFIKKYRPEFLEELSQFIKDQNFQFKSFMAAYKFYNQYALKTNDGEYYLESMEDRVFFNALYFADGDEAVAIDIANEIIHQRYQPATPSFLNAGRARRGELVSCFLIQVTDDMNSIGRSINSALQLSRIGGGVGITLSNLREAGAPIKGYEGAASGVVPVMKLFEDSFSYSNQLGQRQGAGVVYLNVFHPDIIAFLSTKKENADEKVRVKTLSLGVVVPDKFYELARKNEEMYLFSPYSVELEYGVPFNYIDITEKYDELVANPNIRKTKIKARDLETEISKLQQESGYPYVVNIDTANRANPVDGKIIMSNLCSEILQVQEPSLINDAQEFLQMGTDVSCNLGSTNVVNMMTSPDFGRSIRAMVRALTFVTDSSHIVAVPTIDHGNSLAHTFGLGAMGLHSYLAQQLIEYGSPESIEFTSIYFMLMNYWTLVESNNIARERGITFHNFEKSDYANGSYFDKYVTGEFVPKSDRVKELFKDVFIPSAADWAELREKVQADGLYHQNRLAVAPNGSISYINDVSASIHPITQRIEERQEKKIGKIYYPAAGLSTDTIPYYTSAYDMDMRKVIDVYAAATEHVDQGLSLTLFMRSDIPKGLYEWKKENKQTTRDLSILRNYAFNKGIKSIYYVRTFTDDGGEVGANQCESCVI encoded by the coding sequence ATGGGATTAAAACATCTTGAGGACGTGACCTACTTCCGTCTCAATAACGAAATTAACCGTCCTGTTAATGGACAAATCATGCTTCATAAAGATAAAGAAGCCTTGGATGCTTTCTTTAAAGAAAATGTAGTTCCAAACACTATGGTTTTTGATTCAATCACTGATAAAATCAACTACCTCATTGAACACAACTACATTGAAACAGCATTTATCAAGAAATACCGTCCAGAATTCTTGGAAGAATTGTCTCAATTTATCAAAGACCAAAACTTCCAATTCAAGTCATTCATGGCTGCCTATAAATTTTACAACCAGTACGCCTTGAAGACTAACGATGGTGAATATTACCTTGAAAGTATGGAAGACCGTGTCTTCTTTAATGCGCTTTATTTTGCAGACGGGGATGAAGCTGTTGCGATTGATATTGCCAATGAAATCATCCACCAACGCTACCAACCTGCTACTCCTTCTTTCCTCAATGCCGGACGTGCTCGTCGTGGGGAATTGGTATCTTGCTTCTTGATCCAAGTGACGGATGATATGAACTCTATCGGACGTTCCATCAACTCAGCTCTTCAACTTTCACGTATTGGTGGTGGTGTGGGAATCACCCTCAGCAACCTTCGTGAAGCGGGCGCACCTATCAAAGGTTATGAAGGTGCCGCTTCTGGTGTCGTTCCAGTTATGAAACTCTTCGAGGACAGTTTCTCTTACTCAAACCAATTGGGGCAACGTCAAGGTGCTGGTGTTGTCTACCTCAACGTCTTTCACCCAGACATCATCGCTTTCCTTTCCACTAAGAAAGAAAATGCCGATGAAAAAGTTCGTGTGAAGACCCTTTCACTTGGTGTTGTGGTACCCGATAAATTCTACGAATTGGCTCGCAAAAATGAAGAAATGTACCTCTTCAGCCCATACTCTGTAGAGCTAGAGTACGGTGTGCCATTCAACTACATCGACATCACTGAAAAATATGATGAATTGGTCGCAAATCCAAACATCCGCAAGACAAAAATCAAGGCGCGTGATTTGGAAACTGAAATCTCTAAATTGCAACAAGAATCTGGCTACCCTTATGTAGTCAACATTGATACGGCTAACCGTGCGAACCCAGTAGATGGTAAGATTATCATGAGTAACTTGTGTTCTGAGATTCTTCAAGTTCAAGAACCAAGCTTGATCAACGATGCTCAAGAATTCCTTCAAATGGGAACGGACGTTTCATGTAACCTTGGATCAACAAACGTGGTCAACATGATGACTTCACCTGACTTTGGTCGTTCTATTCGCGCTATGGTTCGTGCCCTTACTTTCGTTACAGATAGTTCACACATCGTAGCTGTTCCTACTATCGACCACGGAAATAGCTTGGCCCACACCTTTGGTCTTGGTGCCATGGGGCTTCATAGTTACCTTGCCCAACAACTGATTGAGTACGGATCACCTGAGTCAATTGAATTTACAAGCATCTACTTTATGCTTATGAACTACTGGACCTTGGTAGAATCTAATAACATAGCGCGTGAACGTGGTATCACCTTCCACAACTTTGAAAAATCAGACTATGCTAACGGAAGCTACTTCGACAAGTACGTGACAGGCGAATTTGTTCCAAAATCAGACCGTGTTAAAGAACTCTTCAAAGACGTCTTTATCCCAAGTGCTGCTGACTGGGCTGAACTTCGCGAAAAGGTTCAAGCAGATGGACTTTATCACCAAAACCGCCTTGCTGTTGCTCCAAATGGTTCTATCAGCTACATCAACGATGTTTCTGCTTCTATCCACCCGATTACACAACGTATCGAAGAACGTCAAGAGAAGAAAATCGGTAAAATCTACTATCCAGCTGCAGGCTTGTCTACAGATACCATTCCTTACTACACTTCTGCTTATGACATGGATATGCGTAAGGTGATTGATGTTTACGCTGCCGCAACTGAACACGTGGATCAAGGGCTTTCACTCACCCTCTTCATGCGTAGCGACATTCCAAAAGGTCTTTACGAATGGAAGAAAGAAAACAAACAAACGACACGTGACCTATCTATCCTTCGTAACTATGCCTTTAACAAGGGTATCAAGTCTATCTACTACGTCCGTACCTTTACAGACGACGGTGGGGAAGTTGGTGCTAACCAATGTGAAAGCTGTGTGATTTAA
- the nrdF gene encoding class 1b ribonucleoside-diphosphate reductase subunit beta, whose translation METYYKAINWNAIEDVIDKSTWEKLTEQFWLDTRIPLSNDLDDWRKLSNKEKDLVGKVFGGLTLLDTMQSETGVQALRSDIRTPHEEAVFNNIQFMESVHAKSYSSIFSTLNTKAEIEEIFEWTNTNPYLQRKAEIINEIYLNGTPLEKKVASVFLETFLFYSGFFTPLYYLGNNKLANVAEIIKLIIRDESVHGTYIGYKFQLGFNELPEEEQEKLKEWMYDLLYTLYENEEGYTESLYDGVGWTEEVKTFLRYNANKALMNLGQDPLFPDSADDVNPIVMNGISTGTSNHDFFSQVGNGYLLGEVEAMQDEDYNYGLD comes from the coding sequence ATGGAAACTTACTACAAAGCCATTAACTGGAATGCCATCGAAGATGTCATCGACAAATCAACTTGGGAAAAGCTGACGGAGCAATTCTGGCTCGACACTCGTATCCCCTTGTCAAATGACCTTGACGACTGGAGAAAACTGTCAAACAAAGAAAAAGACTTGGTAGGAAAAGTCTTTGGTGGTTTGACCCTTTTGGATACCATGCAATCTGAAACAGGAGTTCAGGCGCTTCGCTCAGACATCCGTACACCGCATGAAGAAGCTGTTTTCAACAACATCCAGTTTATGGAATCTGTCCACGCAAAATCTTACTCTTCTATCTTTTCAACCTTGAATACCAAGGCTGAAATTGAAGAAATCTTTGAATGGACCAACACCAACCCCTACCTACAAAGAAAAGCTGAAATTATCAACGAAATCTACCTCAATGGTACACCTCTTGAAAAGAAGGTTGCCAGCGTTTTCCTTGAAACCTTCCTCTTCTACTCTGGTTTCTTTACACCACTTTACTATCTCGGTAACAACAAACTAGCCAACGTTGCGGAAATCATTAAACTGATCATCCGTGATGAGTCTGTTCACGGAACCTACATTGGTTACAAATTCCAACTTGGTTTCAACGAATTGCCTGAAGAAGAGCAAGAAAAACTCAAAGAATGGATGTACGACCTGCTCTACACTCTCTACGAAAACGAAGAGGGCTATACAGAAAGTCTCTATGACGGTGTTGGTTGGACTGAGGAAGTCAAAACCTTCCTTCGTTACAATGCCAATAAGGCCCTTATGAACCTAGGACAAGATCCACTCTTCCCAGATTCGGCTGATGATGTCAATCCTATCGTTATGAACGGTATTTCAACAGGAACTTCTAACCACGACTTCTTCTCTCAAGTCGGAAATGGTTACCTCCTTGGTGAAGTTGAAGCCATGCAAGACGAGGATTACAACTACGGTTTAGACTAA
- a CDS encoding DeoR/GlpR family DNA-binding transcription regulator — translation MLKQEKLDSILEAVNTKGTITVKEIMESLDVSDMTARRYLQELADKDLLVRVHGGAEKLRSGSLLNNERSNVEKQGLQIAEKQEISRFAGHLIDEGETIFIGPGTTLECFARELPIDNIRVVTNSLPVFLILNERKLTDLILIGGNYRSITGAFVGTLTLQDLTNLQFSKAFVSCNGIKDKAIATFSEEEGEAQRIALNNANKKYLLADHSKFNKFDFYTFYNISEIDTIVSDSKLSQETFKDLSKQTTILLSKP, via the coding sequence ATGCTAAAGCAAGAAAAACTAGATAGTATTCTAGAAGCAGTAAACACAAAAGGCACTATTACTGTAAAAGAGATTATGGAGAGTCTTGATGTGTCAGATATGACAGCTCGCCGCTACTTACAAGAATTGGCAGATAAGGATTTGCTGGTTCGTGTGCACGGTGGTGCTGAAAAACTTCGTTCAGGTTCTCTCTTAAACAATGAACGCTCAAATGTTGAAAAACAAGGCTTGCAGATTGCTGAAAAACAAGAAATCAGCCGTTTTGCGGGTCATTTGATTGATGAAGGAGAGACTATTTTTATCGGTCCAGGAACAACCTTGGAGTGTTTTGCTCGTGAGCTTCCTATCGATAATATTCGTGTTGTAACAAACAGTCTTCCAGTTTTTCTCATCCTAAACGAACGAAAACTAACAGATTTGATTTTGATTGGTGGAAATTATCGCTCTATCACTGGTGCTTTTGTAGGGACACTCACCTTGCAGGATTTGACCAATCTTCAGTTCTCTAAGGCTTTTGTAAGTTGTAATGGTATTAAGGATAAGGCTATTGCCACCTTTAGTGAAGAAGAGGGCGAGGCTCAACGAATCGCCTTGAACAATGCCAATAAAAAATACTTACTGGCAGACCACAGCAAGTTTAATAAGTTTGATTTTTACACTTTTTACAATATCTCAGAGATTGATACCATCGTTTCAGATTCTAAACTGAGTCAGGAGACATTTAAAGATTTGTCGAAACAAACAACCATTCTTTTATCAAAACCATAA
- the lacG gene encoding 6-phospho-beta-galactosidase, with product MTKTLPKDFIFGGATAAYQAEGATNTDGKGPVAWDKYLKDNYWYTAEPASDFYHKYPVDLKLAEDYGVNGIRISIAWSRIFPTGYGKVNDKGVEFYHKLFAECHKRHVEPFVTLHHFDTPEALHSNGDFLNRENIDHFVDYAAFCFEEFPEVNFWTTFNEIGPIGDGQYLVGKFPPGIQYDLAKVFQSHHNMMVSHARAVKLFKDKGYKGEIGVVHALPTKYPLDPDNPADVRAAELEDIIHNKFILDATYLGRYSEETMEGVNHILAVNGGSLDLREEDFAVLEAAKDLNDFLGINYYMSDWMQAFDGETEIIHNGKGEKGSSKYQIKGVGRRVAPDYVPRTDWDWIIYPQGLYDQIMRVKKDYPNYKKIYITENGLGYKDEFVDGTVYDDGRIDYVKKHMEVIADAISDGANVKGYFIWSLMDVFSWSNGYEKRYGLFYVDFETQERYPKKSAHWYKKLAETQLIE from the coding sequence ATGACAAAAACACTTCCAAAAGACTTTATTTTTGGCGGAGCAACAGCCGCCTATCAAGCAGAAGGTGCGACCAATACCGATGGTAAAGGACCAGTTGCCTGGGACAAATACCTCAAGGATAACTATTGGTACACTGCTGAACCAGCCAGTGATTTCTATCACAAATATCCAGTTGACCTCAAACTTGCAGAAGATTATGGTGTCAATGGTATCCGTATTTCAATCGCCTGGTCACGTATCTTTCCAACTGGTTATGGGAAGGTTAATGACAAGGGAGTTGAGTTCTATCACAAGTTGTTTGCAGAATGTCACAAACGACATGTTGAGCCCTTCGTGACTCTTCATCACTTTGACACGCCAGAAGCACTTCATTCAAACGGAGATTTCCTGAATAGAGAAAACATTGATCACTTTGTGGATTATGCAGCCTTCTGTTTTGAAGAATTTCCTGAAGTTAACTTTTGGACAACCTTTAATGAAATTGGGCCGATAGGAGATGGTCAGTATTTGGTTGGGAAATTCCCTCCAGGTATTCAGTACGACCTTGCCAAAGTCTTCCAATCTCATCACAATATGATGGTGTCGCATGCGCGTGCAGTAAAACTTTTCAAGGATAAGGGATATAAGGGTGAAATTGGTGTGGTTCATGCCCTGCCTACTAAGTATCCTCTGGATCCAGATAATCCAGCAGATGTTCGTGCAGCCGAGTTAGAAGATATCATTCACAATAAATTTATTTTGGATGCGACTTATCTAGGACGATATTCCGAAGAAACCATGGAAGGTGTCAACCATATCTTAGCAGTCAATGGTGGAAGTTTAGATTTGCGTGAAGAAGACTTCGCTGTTCTAGAAGCTGCAAAAGACCTGAATGACTTCCTTGGAATTAACTACTACATGAGTGATTGGATGCAAGCCTTTGATGGCGAAACAGAAATCATTCATAACGGTAAGGGTGAAAAAGGAAGCTCTAAGTATCAGATTAAGGGAGTTGGACGTCGAGTGGCGCCTGACTATGTCCCACGTACGGACTGGGACTGGATTATCTATCCTCAAGGTTTGTATGATCAAATCATGCGCGTGAAGAAAGATTACCCAAATTACAAGAAAATCTACATCACAGAGAATGGTCTCGGATACAAAGATGAGTTTGTGGATGGGACAGTCTACGATGATGGGCGGATTGATTATGTTAAGAAACATATGGAAGTGATTGCAGATGCAATCTCTGATGGAGCCAATGTCAAAGGCTACTTTATCTGGTCGCTGATGGATGTCTTTTCTTGGTCAAATGGTTACGAAAAGCGTTACGGCCTCTTCTATGTTGATTTTGAAACCCAGGAGCGCTATCCAAAGAAATCAGCTCACTGGTACAAGAAACTAGCTGAGACACAACTTATTGAATAA
- a CDS encoding lactose-specific PTS transporter subunit EIIC translates to MNKLIAFIEKGKPFFEKLSRNIYLRAIRDGFIAGMPVILFSSIFILIAFVPNSWGFKWSDEVVAFLMKPYSYSMGILALLVAGTTAKSLTDSVNRSMEKTNQINYMSTLLAAIVGLLMLAADPIEGGFATGFLGTKGLLSAFLAAFVTVAIYKVCVKNNVTIRMPDEVPPNISQVFKDVIPFTLSVVSLYALDLLARHFVGASVAESIGKFFAPLFSAADGYLGITIIFGAFAFFWFVGIHGPSIVEPAIAAITYANAEVNLNLLQQGMHADKILTSGTQMFIVTMGGTGATLVVPFMFMWLTKSKRNRAIGRASVVPTFFGVNEPILFGAPLVLNPIFFIPFIFAPIANVWIFKFFIETLGMNSFTANLPWTTPGPLGIVLGTNFQVLSFILAALLIVVDIVIYYPFLKVYDEQILEEERSGKVNDELKEKVAANFNTAKADAILEKAGVEAAQNTITEETNVLVLCAGGGTSGLLANALNKAAAEYKVPVKAAAGGYGAHREMLPEFDLVILAPQVASNFEDMKAETDKLGIKLAKTEGGQYIKLTRDGKGALAFVQAQFD, encoded by the coding sequence ATGAACAAACTAATTGCATTCATCGAGAAAGGAAAGCCTTTCTTTGAAAAACTGTCTCGTAATATCTACCTTCGTGCTATTCGTGATGGTTTCATTGCTGGTATGCCAGTCATTCTCTTCTCAAGTATCTTTATCTTGATTGCCTTTGTTCCTAATTCATGGGGTTTTAAATGGTCTGATGAAGTTGTAGCCTTTCTGATGAAACCTTACAGCTATTCAATGGGAATTCTGGCTCTTTTGGTAGCTGGGACAACAGCTAAATCTTTGACGGACTCAGTTAACCGTAGCATGGAGAAAACTAACCAAATCAACTATATGTCAACACTTTTGGCAGCAATTGTTGGTTTGTTGATGTTAGCAGCTGATCCGATTGAAGGTGGTTTTGCGACAGGTTTCCTTGGGACAAAAGGTTTGCTTTCAGCCTTCCTCGCAGCCTTTGTTACCGTAGCCATCTATAAGGTTTGTGTTAAGAACAACGTCACTATTCGTATGCCTGACGAAGTTCCACCAAATATCTCACAAGTATTTAAAGATGTGATTCCATTCACTCTATCAGTGGTTTCTCTTTATGCTCTTGATTTACTAGCTCGTCATTTTGTTGGTGCAAGCGTAGCTGAATCAATCGGTAAATTCTTTGCACCATTATTCTCTGCTGCTGATGGTTATCTAGGTATTACGATTATCTTTGGTGCCTTTGCCTTCTTCTGGTTTGTTGGTATCCACGGTCCTTCAATCGTCGAGCCAGCAATCGCAGCTATTACCTATGCAAATGCCGAAGTCAACTTGAACCTTCTCCAACAAGGTATGCACGCTGACAAGATTCTTACTTCTGGTACACAAATGTTTATCGTTACCATGGGTGGTACTGGTGCGACACTGGTTGTTCCATTCATGTTCATGTGGTTGACCAAATCGAAACGAAACCGTGCAATCGGACGTGCGTCAGTAGTACCAACCTTCTTCGGTGTGAACGAACCAATCCTGTTTGGTGCTCCGCTAGTCTTGAACCCAATCTTCTTTATTCCATTCATCTTTGCTCCAATCGCAAACGTATGGATCTTTAAATTCTTCATTGAAACGCTCGGCATGAACTCATTTACTGCCAACCTTCCTTGGACAACACCAGGTCCGCTCGGTATTGTTCTCGGTACAAACTTCCAAGTTCTATCGTTCATTCTTGCTGCCCTTCTAATCGTTGTTGACATTGTCATTTACTATCCATTCCTTAAAGTCTATGATGAACAAATCCTTGAAGAAGAGCGTTCTGGTAAAGTTAATGATGAATTAAAAGAAAAAGTAGCTGCAAACTTCAATACTGCCAAAGCAGATGCTATTCTTGAAAAAGCAGGTGTAGAAGCAGCGCAAAACACAATCACAGAAGAAACAAATGTTCTCGTTCTCTGTGCAGGAGGAGGTACAAGTGGTCTCCTTGCAAATGCTCTAAACAAAGCGGCAGCAGAATACAAAGTTCCTGTTAAAGCAGCAGCTGGTGGCTATGGAGCTCACCGTGAAATGTTGCCTGAGTTTGATCTGGTTATCCTTGCTCCTCAGGTAGCTTCTAACTTTGAAGACATGAAGGCCGAAACCGACAAACTTGGTATCAAACTTGCTAAGACAGAAGGTGGCCAATACATTAAACTGACTCGTGACGGAAAAGGCGCTCTTGCCTTTGTTCAAGCGCAATTCGATTAA
- a CDS encoding PTS lactose/cellobiose transporter subunit IIA, with the protein MNREEVTLLGFEIVAYAGDARSKLLEALKAAEAGDFAKADALVEEAGSCIAEAHHAQTSLLTKEAAGEDLAYSVTMMHGQDHLMTTILLKDLMHHLIELYKRGVK; encoded by the coding sequence ATGAATAGAGAAGAAGTAACATTGTTAGGTTTTGAAATCGTAGCCTATGCTGGCGATGCTCGTTCAAAACTATTGGAAGCCTTGAAGGCTGCTGAAGCTGGTGATTTTGCAAAAGCGGACGCTCTTGTAGAGGAAGCTGGTAGCTGTATCGCAGAGGCTCACCACGCTCAAACAAGTCTATTGACCAAGGAAGCAGCTGGCGAAGATTTGGCTTATAGTGTAACCATGATGCACGGTCAAGATCACTTGATGACAACTATCTTATTAAAAGATTTGATGCACCATTTAATCGAACTCTACAAGAGAGGAGTTAAGTAA
- a CDS encoding PRD domain-containing protein: MYRILNPMNHNVSLVRNDKGEEVIVIGKGITFGKKKGDLIAEHQVEKIFRMKTEESRENFMALLKDVPLDFITVTYEIIDKLSKKYHYPIQEYLYVTLTDHIYCSYQALTQGRYKDSNLPDISAKYPVAFQIAKEAFEIYRQKLTDHFPEDEIIRIAYHFINAEGENEVQVVESIDKRKEILRNVEEVLKSYAIQRTKENNHFYDRFMIHLNYFLDYLDRSRDDNQSLLDMEDHIKQSYPKAFEIGSKIYDVIMQHTGLDLYKSERVYLVLHIQRLLS, from the coding sequence ATGTATCGAATTCTAAATCCAATGAATCACAATGTCTCGCTTGTCAGAAATGATAAAGGAGAAGAAGTGATTGTGATTGGTAAGGGGATTACATTTGGAAAGAAGAAAGGGGATTTGATTGCTGAACATCAGGTTGAGAAAATCTTTCGGATGAAGACCGAAGAGTCAAGAGAAAACTTTATGGCTCTCCTCAAAGATGTTCCGCTTGATTTTATCACAGTGACTTATGAAATCATTGATAAGCTATCAAAGAAATATCATTATCCAATTCAAGAGTATCTCTACGTAACCTTGACAGATCATATTTACTGTTCTTATCAAGCTCTAACACAAGGAAGGTACAAGGATAGTAATTTGCCAGATATTTCTGCCAAGTATCCTGTAGCTTTTCAAATCGCAAAGGAAGCTTTTGAAATTTATCGTCAGAAGTTGACAGATCATTTCCCTGAGGATGAAATTATTCGGATCGCTTATCATTTCATCAATGCCGAAGGGGAGAATGAAGTTCAAGTGGTTGAGTCGATTGATAAGAGGAAAGAAATTCTCAGGAATGTTGAAGAAGTGCTGAAGAGTTACGCTATTCAACGAACCAAAGAGAATAACCATTTCTATGATCGCTTTATGATTCATCTCAACTATTTTTTGGATTATTTAGACCGTTCCAGAGATGATAACCAATCACTTCTGGATATGGAAGATCATATTAAACAATCCTATCCAAAAGCGTTCGAGATTGGTTCCAAGATCTATGATGTGATTATGCAACATACGGGTCTTGATTTGTATAAGAGTGAGCGAGTTTATCTAGTTCTACATATCCAACGTTTATTGTCATAA